A region from the Acipenser ruthenus chromosome 56, fAciRut3.2 maternal haplotype, whole genome shotgun sequence genome encodes:
- the ssr4 gene encoding translocon-associated protein subunit delta, which produces MDKIAALIVAALAVSMCAGETCVDPTISPAYYSTSDAVIASESVFIVEISLSCKNGAQNVALYADVNGKQFPVTRGQDIGRYQVSWSIEHKNARSGTYEVKFFDEESYSVLRKAQRNNEDVSAIKPLFSVNVDHRGAWNGPWVSTEVVAAVVGALVYYLAFSAKNSIQA; this is translated from the exons ATGGACAAAATCGCCGCCTTGATCGTCGCTGCCCTCGCTGTCTCTATGTGCGCTG GGGAGACCTGCGTGGACCCCACAATCTCTCCTGCTTACTACAGCACCTCGGACGCGGTTATCGCCTCAGAATCCGTCTTCATCGTCGAAATCTCTCTGAGCTGCAAGAACGGAGCGCAG aATGTGGCTCTGTATGCTGATGTCAATGGGAAGCAGTTTCCTGTCACCAGAGGCCAGGATATAGGCCGTTATCAG GTCTCCTGGAGCATAGAGCACAAGAACGCTAGATCGGGCACCTACGAGGTGAAGTTTTTCGATGAGGAGTCGTACAGCGTCCTGCGCAAG GCTCAGAGGAACAATGAAGATGTCTCTGCCATCAAGCCACTGTTCTCAGTCAACGTGGATCACAGG GGTGCTTGGAATGGGCCCTGGGTCTCCACTGAGGTTGTGGCCGCTGTTGTCGGAGCTCTTGTCTATTACCTGGCCTTCAGCGCAAAGAACTCCATACAGGCTTGA